CCGAAGCATGTCACAGCGATCGTCATATCGGGCGTGACCACCACGCGGCGGTCGGAAATCGACTGGCTTTGCCGCGGCATGGCGCCGCTTTTTCCGGAAGAATGGCACCGTTTCCGTCAGGGGATCCCGTCCGGCACGCCAGGGCTGGATGAGGACATGGCCAGCGCCTATAATCGTCTCCTCAACGATCCGGATCCTGAAACGCGTCTCAAGGCGGCGCGAGACTGGCATGACTGGGAGGCAGCCTCGATCCTGCTCGCCGATCCGGAAGGACTGCCGCGCCGCTGGGCCGATCCGGCTTATGTGCTGACGCGCGCCCGTATTATCACTCACTACTTCGTCAACGGCGCCTGGCTGGAGGATGGCATGCTCTTGAAGAACGCCGCGCGGCTTGCCGACATTCCCGGCATCCTGTTGCAGGGACGGTTCGACATCGAGGCGCCGCTCGTCACCGCCTGGGAACTGGCCCGCGCCTGGCCGCAAAGCGAGCTCGTAATCCTTCCGCACGCTTCCCATTCCACTGCAAACCCCGATATGAGTGCGGCAATCGTCGCCGCCACCGATCGATTTCGCGATTTTCCTCAAAAATAATTTTGATGCCGAGTCCCGGAATCCGAGCGATATTCTGCTTTCGGCTCGTTCCGACAGGCCGATTCTACCGGCATCGCCACCGCGA
This DNA window, taken from Rhizobium etli CFN 42, encodes the following:
- the pip gene encoding prolyl aminopeptidase; translated protein: MPALYPEIEPYDHGLLDAGDGNLIYWEACGNPMGRPALVLHGGPGSGCSTAARRQFDPDAYRIILFDQRNCGRSLPSAADPEADLSLNTTWHLVADIEKLRLFLGIESWLLFGNSWGSTLALAYAETHPKHVTAIVISGVTTTRRSEIDWLCRGMAPLFPEEWHRFRQGIPSGTPGLDEDMASAYNRLLNDPDPETRLKAARDWHDWEAASILLADPEGLPRRWADPAYVLTRARIITHYFVNGAWLEDGMLLKNAARLADIPGILLQGRFDIEAPLVTAWELARAWPQSELVILPHASHSTANPDMSAAIVAATDRFRDFPQK